In a genomic window of Methanocalculus natronophilus:
- a CDS encoding FecCD family ABC transporter permease has product MRYRGPAILLLLLASLAVSMLIAIATGPTSVHLASIFQDATAHQIIFDIRLPRVIAAVLVGAALATAGTAMQALFKNPMADPYIIGTSAGGSLGAVISIVFLAGVGLPVLAFTGAVGATFLVYTIARRGGKIPVETLLLTGVALSMFLSAMLSFLMYTAGKSLHQIVFWLMGGFWTVSWDQVWVALLIPAGCLLIYLFARDINIISLGDEDAVHLGVNVEQLKILLLFASAVLAGIAVSIAGAIGFIGLITPHLMRTIVGPDHRVLFPAAILAGALILLWADTFTRTFGNEMPVGIITAFLGAPFFMYLLRRRSAV; this is encoded by the coding sequence ATGCGCTACCGGGGACCAGCTATCCTTCTCCTCCTCCTTGCCTCCCTCGCTGTAAGCATGCTCATCGCTATTGCAACCGGGCCAACGAGCGTTCACCTCGCATCTATCTTCCAGGATGCAACAGCACACCAGATCATCTTCGATATCCGGCTTCCGCGGGTGATTGCGGCGGTGCTGGTGGGTGCTGCGCTTGCAACGGCAGGCACCGCGATGCAGGCGCTCTTTAAGAATCCGATGGCAGATCCCTATATCATCGGAACATCTGCCGGGGGATCGCTTGGTGCAGTCATCTCTATTGTATTCCTCGCAGGAGTCGGCCTTCCGGTCCTTGCTTTTACCGGGGCTGTCGGCGCAACCTTCCTGGTCTATACCATTGCCCGCAGGGGCGGGAAGATCCCGGTTGAGACCCTGCTCCTGACAGGTGTTGCACTCTCGATGTTCCTCTCGGCAATGCTTTCGTTTCTCATGTATACTGCCGGAAAGAGCCTGCACCAGATCGTCTTCTGGCTGATGGGTGGGTTCTGGACGGTCTCATGGGACCAGGTATGGGTTGCGCTTCTTATCCCGGCAGGCTGTCTATTGATCTATCTCTTTGCACGCGACATCAACATCATCTCGCTTGGTGATGAGGACGCAGTCCACCTTGGGGTAAATGTTGAGCAGCTGAAGATTCTCCTTCTCTTTGCAAGTGCAGTCCTTGCCGGGATCGCTGTCTCCATCGCGGGCGCAATCGGGTTCATCGGCCTGATCACCCCCCACCTGATGCGCACTATCGTCGGCCCTGATCACCGGGTGCTCTTCCCTGCTGCAATCCTTGCAGGAGCACTGATCCTCCTCTGGGCAGATACCTTCACCCGGACATTTGGAAACGAGATGCCGGTTGGGATCATCACGGCATTCCTTGGCGCTCCATTCTTCATGTATCTCCTGCGAAGGAGGAGTGCGGTATGA
- a CDS encoding ABC transporter substrate-binding protein — protein sequence MRSQKTKSIWRSIGVLAAIMVLCTGVGAALAPEEPAGQTLLNEDGTLTITVPEDAGHTIPIDSYPDRIVSLAPSNTELLFAIGAGDRLVAVADQSDYPAEAHAIPTVGGYRTVSLEKVVAAKPDLVVATSGNSGELIERLRRLGFEVVVIEPETMDGILDDILLLGRLTGNTAEAKLLTTNLDKRIQAVTDTVADRLETPSVAHIVWHDPVWVSGDKTFQHEVITRAGGTNAFESFEEWEIIGLEEFVIANPDYILVNSGTGMDKDDYDIIYEYVMNEPRFQRMNAVKQKRVIIVDADTISRGGPRIVDALEEVADVIHPDLFTSTDRKRVPVESSPAGMVLPLLALIMAAVLAWKRT from the coding sequence ATGAGAAGTCAAAAAACGAAGAGTATCTGGAGAAGTATTGGTGTTCTGGCAGCCATCATGGTGCTCTGCACCGGGGTTGGAGCAGCCCTCGCGCCAGAAGAACCAGCAGGTCAGACCCTGCTCAATGAAGATGGAACCCTGACTATCACTGTTCCTGAAGACGCCGGTCATACAATACCAATTGACTCGTACCCGGATCGTATCGTATCCCTTGCCCCATCCAATACCGAGCTCCTCTTTGCCATCGGTGCAGGCGACCGGCTTGTTGCAGTGGCTGACCAGAGCGATTATCCAGCAGAGGCACATGCCATTCCAACAGTTGGAGGATACAGGACAGTCAGCCTTGAGAAGGTCGTTGCCGCAAAACCGGATCTGGTGGTGGCAACTTCCGGCAACTCCGGGGAACTGATTGAACGACTCCGGAGACTCGGCTTTGAGGTTGTGGTCATTGAGCCGGAAACAATGGATGGTATCCTGGATGATATCCTCCTGCTTGGCAGGCTCACGGGTAATACGGCTGAGGCAAAACTGCTTACAACGAACCTTGACAAACGAATCCAGGCAGTAACCGATACGGTGGCAGACCGATTGGAGACCCCCTCGGTTGCCCATATTGTCTGGCATGATCCGGTCTGGGTATCAGGTGACAAAACCTTCCAGCATGAGGTTATAACAAGGGCTGGTGGGACAAATGCCTTTGAATCATTTGAGGAATGGGAGATCATCGGGCTTGAAGAGTTTGTTATTGCTAACCCGGACTATATTCTCGTCAACTCCGGGACCGGGATGGATAAGGATGATTATGATATCATCTATGAGTATGTGATGAACGAGCCGAGATTCCAGCGAATGAATGCAGTGAAGCAGAAGAGGGTTATTATTGTTGATGCCGACACCATCAGCCGCGGGGGCCCGAGGATAGTGGATGCACTTGAAGAGGTGGCGGACGTTATCCATCCCGATCTCTTCACGTCAACTGATCGAAAGCGGGTGCCGGTGGAATCATCACCGGCAGGAATGGTTCTGCCGCTCCTGGCACTCATCATGGCTGCAGTTCTCGCATGGAAGAGAACCTGA
- a CDS encoding ABC transporter ATP-binding protein, with protein sequence MKAVDVVDLDVRYGAHQILEEIAFSVQSGEMIGICGPNGSGKTTLLKAMSRIVAPAGGDVYYNGDQLDSLSFRMLAQRVAVVPQETAINFDYTVAEIVMMGRHPYIGRFASESREDHAICERVMRLANVSHLADMPVNQISGGERQRVLIARALAQEPDILLLDEATSHLDISHQIEILTIIRKEMEKTATISVFHDINLASCYCDRIILLKERQIAGIGRPADVVTENLIHSVYGISVIVATHPSTNRPYILPMYEKAQLETGGRRVHLVCGGGTGSFIQRELHQAGCLLSTGVLNVLDSDYTTARDLGIPIISEAPFASISGDAAEALISFLEEADMILLVPMPVGSGNLENIRLLEPYAKKTVLVGCVESFEDHTGGAATSLLFRLVLGGMVVADSLEDAMTMRV encoded by the coding sequence ATGAAGGCTGTCGATGTCGTCGATCTCGATGTCCGGTACGGAGCGCACCAGATCCTGGAGGAGATTGCCTTCTCAGTGCAGTCTGGTGAGATGATCGGTATCTGCGGCCCGAATGGCTCCGGAAAGACCACCCTCCTGAAAGCCATGAGCAGGATTGTTGCCCCGGCAGGAGGAGACGTCTACTACAATGGTGATCAGCTGGACTCCCTCTCCTTCCGGATGCTGGCGCAGCGGGTGGCAGTCGTTCCCCAGGAGACGGCTATCAATTTTGACTATACCGTTGCTGAGATCGTGATGATGGGCCGCCACCCCTATATCGGCAGGTTCGCATCAGAAAGCAGGGAGGATCACGCAATCTGTGAGCGGGTGATGCGGCTTGCCAATGTCTCCCACCTTGCAGATATGCCCGTAAACCAGATCAGCGGCGGCGAGCGGCAGCGGGTGCTGATCGCACGGGCTCTCGCACAGGAGCCGGATATCCTGCTTCTTGATGAGGCAACCTCGCACCTTGATATCAGCCACCAGATCGAGATCTTAACAATCATCAGAAAGGAGATGGAGAAGACAGCGACGATCAGCGTCTTCCACGACATCAATCTTGCATCCTGCTACTGTGACCGGATAATTCTCTTAAAGGAGAGGCAGATTGCCGGTATCGGAAGACCGGCAGACGTGGTGACAGAGAACCTGATCCACTCGGTCTATGGAATCAGTGTCATTGTGGCAACACACCCGTCCACGAACAGGCCGTATATCCTGCCGATGTATGAGAAGGCGCAGCTTGAAACCGGGGGACGACGGGTGCATCTGGTCTGCGGCGGCGGCACAGGTTCGTTCATCCAGAGAGAACTCCACCAGGCAGGCTGCCTCCTCTCCACCGGCGTCCTGAATGTCCTTGACTCAGATTATACAACAGCACGTGATCTTGGTATTCCGATCATCTCCGAAGCACCGTTTGCATCAATATCTGGTGATGCCGCAGAAGCACTCATCTCTTTCCTTGAGGAGGCGGATATGATTCTGCTTGTTCCAATGCCCGTTGGGAGTGGAAATCTTGAGAATATACGACTTCTGGAACCCTATGCCAAAAAGACGGTTCTTGTCGGGTGCGTGGAATCATTTGAGGACCATACCGGGGGAGCGGCAACCAGCCTGCTCTTCCGGCTCGTTCTGGGCGGTATGGTGGTGGCAGACTCACTGGAAGATGCCATGACGATGAGAGTGTGA
- a CDS encoding glucokinase, with protein sequence MVDDYIIAADIGGTTSRFGSFALLEDGELFCRDLVHLRTGESGSFTALIQKAEDAFCSACDHPPAAVVLAVPGPVRKGAPVILPNIPFTISESEQERRFLDRKIILINDFAAQGYACWRNQHLATEVIQEGYFRKEGTMAVIGAGTGLGHCAIKRCNEGLPVAIPSEAGHAAFPFSGDEEIRYLHYLLQKEGISYPNCDLVVSGRGLSHLHAWLTGDCLEPEEIVRQIGSESKTTILFSRFYARACRNYALSLLATGGIFITGGIAMNNTFLVNNTFFRDEFADAGPYTGLLQEIPVSVVTDERVGLLGAAECARIRLGNRTAPRQI encoded by the coding sequence ATGGTGGACGACTATATCATCGCCGCTGACATCGGGGGGACAACCAGCAGATTTGGATCATTTGCTCTTTTAGAGGATGGAGAACTCTTTTGCAGGGATTTGGTTCATCTCCGGACAGGTGAGTCCGGCTCATTTACCGCTCTCATCCAAAAGGCAGAAGATGCTTTTTGTTCTGCCTGCGATCATCCCCCGGCAGCAGTTGTTCTTGCTGTACCAGGGCCGGTCCGGAAAGGAGCACCGGTTATTCTCCCAAATATCCCCTTTACAATTTCTGAGAGTGAGCAGGAGAGACGGTTTCTGGATCGAAAAATCATCCTTATCAACGATTTTGCAGCCCAGGGGTATGCCTGTTGGCGCAACCAGCATCTTGCAACAGAGGTGATCCAGGAAGGATACTTCCGCAAAGAAGGAACAATGGCAGTGATTGGTGCTGGAACCGGGCTTGGTCATTGTGCTATCAAGCGGTGCAACGAGGGGTTGCCAGTTGCGATTCCCTCTGAAGCAGGCCATGCCGCTTTTCCATTCTCAGGAGATGAGGAGATCAGGTACCTGCACTATCTCCTCCAAAAGGAAGGAATCAGCTATCCAAATTGCGACCTTGTGGTGAGCGGACGGGGGCTGTCACATCTTCATGCCTGGCTCACCGGAGACTGCCTTGAGCCCGAGGAGATTGTCCGGCAGATCGGATCCGAATCAAAGACAACGATCTTGTTCTCCCGTTTTTATGCCCGTGCATGCAGGAATTACGCACTCAGTCTCCTTGCGACAGGTGGGATCTTTATCACCGGCGGAATTGCCATGAACAATACGTTCCTGGTGAACAATACGTTCTTCAGGGATGAGTTTGCGGATGCCGGACCCTATACAGGCCTGCTTCAGGAGATCCCGGTCTCAGTCGTCACTGATGAGAGAGTCGGGCTTCTTGGCGCAGCAGAATGTGCCAGGATACGGCTTGGGAACCGGACTGCACCGCGGCAGATCTGA
- a CDS encoding V-type ATP synthase subunit I: MIYPAEMHKVMIGIHHRYAGTFLQAIHEAGIIELTPISEGEHLLHLVTPVEREEIRQAIAAAQSRTERAVEVLTDQNNGERGRIAAFFLPEKRDPVNVSEKTPQECLDAAAQSNPLIEDVLLKRTRLSAINEQLLRLGEEEQHLLLYATLSDTLPPPEEKQFLTIRAGLIPGGECEDVALLLWEEGIENAVAASVCRFQEEGMVALVVSHRTAADRVDSLLRSRAFADFQFGWRTGNVAGALRSVGQEREALKREREEINESLDTIRKQKYQQLFGLAEELRLAREQIDASARAGRTRDLRLYTGWIRRRDIPTLEKIGEDSAGGTLIYRSIPGTDGDADVPVSYAHPFWLRPFETLTSTFARPRYREVDPTIFLAPVLVITFGIMLGDAGYGLCLAILSLMLLAGPARAPGSTRDLGWVLLACSLSGIVFGILQGGFFGDLFPAYLGMAVPFARVDPLTNPLAILTAALIFGIAHLNVGLGIAGYMNLKDGKTGEMIKKQGLWFAIQPCAAILLFSFFGWAEFSQALILASGFGAAACAIMIIITEGPLGFFSITGFLGDWLSYTRILALALATAGIAMTVNILAGMIWSIHPVLVVVAIIFAIAGHAANLVLQALGGFIHALRLQYVEFFGTFYQGGGRAFSPFAADRVATRLLEDDT; the protein is encoded by the coding sequence ATGATCTATCCGGCAGAGATGCATAAGGTGATGATCGGCATCCATCACCGGTATGCAGGTACCTTTCTCCAGGCGATCCATGAAGCCGGAATCATTGAACTGACACCGATCTCTGAGGGGGAACATCTCCTCCACCTGGTCACCCCGGTTGAACGGGAAGAGATCCGCCAGGCGATCGCCGCAGCACAATCGAGGACTGAACGGGCAGTCGAGGTCCTCACCGATCAAAACAATGGAGAACGGGGCAGAATAGCGGCATTCTTTCTGCCCGAAAAACGGGATCCTGTTAACGTCAGCGAGAAGACGCCGCAGGAATGCCTTGATGCCGCAGCACAATCCAATCCGCTCATTGAGGATGTCCTTCTGAAACGAACGCGGTTATCAGCTATCAACGAACAGCTGCTGCGCCTTGGAGAGGAGGAGCAGCACCTTCTGCTCTATGCAACCCTCTCTGATACCCTCCCGCCTCCAGAGGAGAAGCAGTTTCTCACGATCCGGGCAGGCCTGATACCTGGTGGCGAATGTGAGGATGTTGCGCTTCTCCTTTGGGAAGAAGGAATAGAGAACGCAGTTGCTGCATCGGTCTGCCGGTTTCAGGAGGAGGGGATGGTTGCACTCGTCGTCAGCCATAGAACTGCGGCAGACCGGGTTGATTCCCTCCTCCGGTCCCGTGCCTTCGCGGACTTCCAGTTTGGATGGAGGACCGGAAACGTTGCCGGGGCTCTCAGATCGGTTGGGCAGGAGCGGGAGGCTCTGAAGCGTGAGCGTGAGGAGATCAACGAGAGCCTCGATACGATTCGAAAACAAAAATACCAGCAGCTCTTCGGACTGGCAGAGGAACTCAGGCTCGCACGGGAGCAGATCGATGCCTCTGCCCGTGCGGGAAGAACCCGTGACCTCCGTCTCTATACCGGATGGATCAGGAGACGGGATATCCCGACCCTTGAGAAGATCGGCGAGGATTCTGCCGGGGGAACACTCATCTACCGGTCAATTCCCGGAACTGATGGTGATGCAGACGTTCCGGTCTCCTATGCCCACCCGTTCTGGCTCAGGCCGTTTGAGACGCTGACCTCCACCTTTGCCCGCCCGCGGTACCGGGAGGTTGACCCGACGATCTTTCTTGCTCCGGTTCTGGTTATCACCTTCGGCATCATGCTTGGTGATGCCGGGTATGGTCTCTGCCTCGCGATCCTGAGCCTTATGCTCCTGGCAGGGCCTGCCCGGGCACCCGGATCCACCCGTGATCTCGGCTGGGTGCTGCTTGCCTGTTCCCTCTCGGGGATCGTGTTTGGTATTCTGCAGGGAGGGTTCTTTGGCGATCTCTTCCCCGCCTACCTTGGCATGGCAGTTCCGTTTGCACGTGTTGATCCGCTCACAAACCCGCTTGCAATCCTGACAGCTGCCCTGATCTTTGGGATCGCACACCTGAATGTGGGCCTTGGGATTGCAGGGTATATGAACCTGAAAGACGGCAAAACTGGTGAGATGATTAAAAAACAGGGTTTATGGTTTGCAATCCAGCCCTGTGCGGCAATCCTTCTCTTTTCCTTCTTCGGATGGGCAGAATTTTCCCAGGCACTCATTCTGGCATCCGGGTTTGGTGCAGCAGCATGTGCGATCATGATCATCATAACAGAGGGTCCTCTTGGTTTCTTCAGCATCACCGGATTCCTTGGCGACTGGCTGAGCTATACACGAATTCTCGCCCTTGCCCTGGCAACTGCCGGGATAGCCATGACCGTCAACATCCTCGCAGGGATGATCTGGTCGATCCATCCTGTCCTCGTTGTTGTTGCCATCATCTTTGCCATTGCCGGCCATGCGGCCAATCTTGTTCTCCAGGCGCTTGGCGGATTCATCCATGCGCTCCGTCTCCAGTACGTGGAGTTCTTCGGCACTTTCTACCAGGGTGGCGGCAGGGCTTTCTCCCCGTTTGCAGCAGACCGTGTTGCCACCCGGCTTCTGGAGGATGATACATGA
- a CDS encoding ATP-binding protein — MSSTVGTTMIKRDAEEKLRIPATGFPAVSVIGPRQSGKMMLVEEICTSSEQQGSWFHTGI; from the coding sequence ATGTCCAGTACAGTCGGGACTACCATGATCAAACGGGATGCAGAGGAGAAACTCCGAATACCTGCCACCGGTTTTCCTGCCGTTTCAGTCATCGGTCCACGCCAGTCAGGGAAGATGATGCTTGTGGAGGAGATCTGCACCAGCAGTGAACAGCAGGGAAGCTGGTTTCATACCGGGATCTGA
- a CDS encoding chorismate mutase, translating into MGIQEIRDEIEKIDAEIVELIKKRQSLAGKMAHEKVKAGRPPVDPDQRDQVIGRAVETAVELGIDPAGIREIFSHLVRMSEDKQRGCMGDGNLP; encoded by the coding sequence ATGGGCATTCAGGAGATCCGTGATGAGATAGAGAAGATAGATGCTGAGATCGTCGAACTCATCAAAAAAAGGCAGTCTCTTGCCGGGAAGATGGCACACGAGAAGGTGAAGGCCGGCAGGCCGCCTGTTGATCCAGACCAGCGGGATCAGGTGATTGGACGGGCGGTTGAAACTGCAGTGGAGCTTGGGATCGATCCTGCCGGTATCCGCGAGATCTTTTCGCACCTTGTCAGGATGAGCGAAGATAAACAGAGGGGTTGCATGGGGGATGGGAACCTGCCGTGA
- a CDS encoding cache domain-containing protein, translated as MQSLQILFIGIAALLAGVAIGLIAAPAPDTDDEAARVLLELQSEITASLHTLDTRLAAAAYDLGATGLDTDPAREILLETSTIHPSVIDSTTVGPDGIIRAAEPPAYHDVEGTDVSDQLATQHILATHRPIMSRILPVAEGIDASFISAPVFTREGIADEPPGMFIGFTSVVFRPDLLIGEAALPVVAGTPYTICVVDTDGRVIYDTDPDQIGLPLDDPIYTAYPELVAFVTRVTEERQGKGSYTFRGETKESIWTTVSLYGTEWRVAVNRIAD; from the coding sequence ATGCAATCGCTTCAGATTCTCTTTATTGGTATCGCTGCTCTCCTCGCCGGGGTTGCCATAGGCCTGATCGCCGCCCCTGCACCTGATACAGACGATGAGGCGGCACGTGTACTGCTTGAGCTCCAGTCTGAGATTACTGCTTCCCTCCATACGCTGGATACCAGGCTGGCTGCCGCAGCATATGATCTGGGGGCAACCGGTCTTGATACCGATCCCGCTCGTGAGATACTGCTTGAAACAAGCACAATCCACCCATCAGTCATCGACAGCACCACGGTTGGGCCGGATGGCATCATTCGTGCTGCCGAACCGCCTGCATACCACGATGTGGAAGGAACTGATGTCTCGGACCAGCTGGCAACACAGCATATCCTGGCAACGCACCGGCCGATCATGAGCAGAATACTGCCGGTGGCAGAAGGCATTGATGCTTCATTCATCAGCGCACCCGTCTTTACCCGCGAGGGGATCGCAGATGAGCCTCCGGGGATGTTCATCGGGTTTACCTCGGTCGTCTTCAGGCCGGATCTCCTGATAGGAGAGGCGGCTCTCCCGGTTGTTGCCGGGACACCATACACGATCTGTGTCGTGGATACTGACGGCCGCGTCATCTATGATACCGACCCCGACCAGATCGGACTTCCGCTTGATGATCCCATCTATACCGCGTACCCGGAGCTCGTTGCATTCGTCACCCGTGTCACAGAAGAGCGGCAGGGAAAAGGTTCCTATACCTTCAGGGGTGAGACAAAAGAGTCGATCTGGACGACTGTCTCACTCTATGGAACAGAATGGCGGGTGGCTGTCAACAGGATAGCAGATTAG